From Herbaspirillum sp. WKF16:
CTCGGTCTCGCCGAGCGCGTCGAACTGTTCCAACGTCAGCGCGCCCTGCAGCGCCAGCGGGCCGACCTCGGTACGGCGCAAGGCGTTCAGGTGAGCGCCGCATCCCAGCGCCTCGCCGATATCCTCTCCCAGCACGCGGATGTAGGTGCCCTTGCTGCAAGTGACGCGGATGGCCAGCATCGGCGCCTGGTAGTCCAGCATCTCCAGCTTGTGGATGACGACGTCGCGGGCCTCGCGCTCCAGCGTGATGCCCGCGCGGGCATATTCGTACAGCGGCTTGCCGTCGCGCTTGAGCGCGGAATGCATGGGCGGCACCTGGCTGATCGGACCGCGAAAACGCGCCAGCGCGGCTTCGATCTGCGCGACGTCGACCGCCACCGGGCGCTCGGCGATGACCTGGCCTTCGGTGTCGCCGGTGTCGGTCTTCAGGCCCAGGTGCACCACCGCCTCATAGGTCTTGTCGGCTTCCAGCAGGTCTTGCGAAAACTTGGTGGCCTCGCCGAAGCACAGCGGCAGCAGGCCGGTGGCGAACGGATCCAGGGTGCCGGTGTGGCCTGCCTTGGGCGCGTTGAGCATGCGCTTGGCGCGGATCAGCGCGTCGTTGGAGGACAGGCCGACCGGCTTGTCCAGCAGCAGCACGCCATGCACCGGCAGCCGCGGCGGCCGGGGCGCGCGCAGCGCCTGGGCGCGCT
This genomic window contains:
- the truB gene encoding tRNA pseudouridine(55) synthase TruB, yielding MADNTPGDAASPLQAIDEKRVKRAQALRAPRPPRLPVHGVLLLDKPVGLSSNDALIRAKRMLNAPKAGHTGTLDPFATGLLPLCFGEATKFSQDLLEADKTYEAVVHLGLKTDTGDTEGQVIAERPVAVDVAQIEAALARFRGPISQVPPMHSALKRDGKPLYEYARAGITLEREARDVVIHKLEMLDYQAPMLAIRVTCSKGTYIRVLGEDIGEALGCGAHLNALRRTEVGPLALQGALTLEQFDALGETERRQAALLPVDALLRSFPAVQLPDELARRFLHGQRLPLAKEGVAAPEQLGRVRVYRQSDGALLGTGLLQEYAILAPERLISTA